The following coding sequences are from one Reyranella humidisoli window:
- a CDS encoding AMP-binding protein has product MSHVAPMRALNRPTPTVSVERRANGTLILSAGRSLPADLPLVIDWLERAAMRRPDVTFLAERRGPERAWQRLTYAEAWAKTGAVASWLIAQGFGPGAKPVAILSDNSLENALLLFGALRAGVLVAPISPNFSLAGDFARFDHALGIVEPGLVFAQDSKAYAAALDRAERTGARVVTVDGRRGLAFGALAACSVDAAVAERRQHITADTPAKILFTSGSTGMAKGVLNTHGNLTAGAEMIRAVGEPLDDSRIAVSLDWLPWHHTWGGNANLNSIIRVAGSLYIDGGRPVAGRFQETLENLRELSPSGFGTVPAAYPMLLEALERDADLRAKFFKNMRGLGYGGALLPQESFDRLQSAATEQLGERLPFGCGWGMTETTSTGLMVYWNVDRAGLLGLPQPGMLAKLVPAGDRYELRVTGANVMPGYYRNEAANREAFDEEGFFRTGDAARWVDEDRPEAGIQFAGRLSEEFKLASGTWIRATTLRTQLIDALQPYVRDLVIAAPDRPYLGALVWLDATACRDAGGAEAYRPALARLLAAFNARPGGSSTRVMRLLPLDVPPSPEAGEVTDKRSINARRVLEQRGADVARLYAEPVDPAVIAAEGKG; this is encoded by the coding sequence GTGAGCCATGTGGCGCCCATGCGCGCGCTCAACCGGCCGACGCCGACGGTATCCGTCGAGCGACGCGCTAACGGCACACTGATCCTGTCTGCCGGCCGGTCGCTGCCGGCCGATCTGCCGCTCGTCATCGACTGGTTGGAGCGGGCGGCGATGCGCCGGCCCGACGTCACTTTCCTTGCCGAGCGGCGTGGTCCGGAGCGGGCCTGGCAGCGCCTGACCTATGCCGAGGCCTGGGCGAAGACGGGCGCAGTCGCTTCGTGGCTGATCGCGCAGGGCTTCGGGCCCGGCGCGAAGCCGGTCGCGATCCTGTCGGACAACAGTCTCGAGAACGCGCTCCTCCTGTTCGGCGCCCTGCGCGCAGGCGTGCTGGTGGCGCCGATCTCGCCGAATTTCTCGCTGGCCGGCGACTTTGCCCGCTTCGATCATGCGCTGGGCATCGTCGAGCCGGGACTCGTCTTCGCGCAGGATTCGAAAGCCTATGCCGCGGCGCTCGATCGTGCCGAGCGGACCGGCGCCCGCGTGGTCACGGTGGACGGCAGGCGTGGCCTCGCTTTCGGCGCGCTCGCTGCCTGTTCGGTGGATGCCGCCGTCGCCGAACGGCGCCAGCACATCACGGCCGACACGCCGGCCAAGATCCTGTTCACCTCCGGCTCCACGGGCATGGCCAAGGGCGTGCTCAACACCCATGGCAATCTCACCGCCGGTGCCGAGATGATCCGCGCGGTGGGCGAACCGCTCGATGACAGCCGCATCGCCGTGTCGCTCGACTGGCTGCCCTGGCATCACACCTGGGGCGGCAACGCCAACCTGAACAGCATCATCCGCGTCGCGGGCTCGCTCTACATCGATGGCGGCCGGCCGGTCGCCGGTCGCTTCCAGGAAACGCTGGAGAACCTGCGCGAGCTGTCGCCGTCGGGCTTCGGCACCGTGCCGGCCGCCTACCCGATGCTGCTCGAGGCGCTGGAGCGCGATGCCGACCTGCGGGCCAAATTCTTCAAGAACATGCGCGGCCTGGGCTATGGCGGCGCGCTGCTGCCTCAGGAGAGCTTCGACCGGCTGCAAAGCGCGGCAACCGAACAGCTCGGCGAGCGCCTGCCGTTCGGCTGCGGCTGGGGCATGACCGAGACGACCAGCACCGGACTCATGGTGTACTGGAACGTCGATCGTGCCGGGCTACTCGGCCTGCCGCAGCCCGGCATGCTGGCCAAGCTGGTGCCGGCGGGCGATCGCTACGAACTGCGCGTGACGGGCGCGAACGTCATGCCGGGCTACTACCGCAACGAGGCGGCTAACCGGGAAGCCTTCGACGAGGAAGGCTTCTTCAGGACGGGCGATGCCGCGCGCTGGGTCGACGAGGACCGGCCCGAGGCCGGCATCCAGTTCGCCGGACGCCTCTCGGAGGAATTCAAGCTGGCGTCGGGCACCTGGATCCGCGCCACCACCCTGCGCACGCAGCTCATCGACGCGCTGCAGCCCTATGTCCGCGACCTCGTGATCGCGGCGCCCGATCGACCGTATCTCGGGGCGCTCGTATGGCTCGATGCGACAGCCTGTCGGGACGCCGGTGGTGCCGAGGCGTATCGGCCGGCGCTCGCGAGGCTGCTGGCCGCCTTCAACGCTCGTCCCGGCGGATCGAGCACGCGCGTGATGCGGCTGCTGCCGCTCGATGTGCCGCCCTCGCCCGAAGCGGGCGAGGTGACGGACAAGCGCTCGATCAACGCGCGGCGGGTCCTCGAACAGCGCGGGGCCGACGTCGCCCGCCTTTATGCCGAACCGGTCGATCCGGCGGTGATTGCCGCCGAAGGGAAGGGTTGA
- a CDS encoding CaiB/BaiF CoA transferase family protein: MSGQLPLQGLRVLDLASFIAGPVATTVMGDYGAEVIKIEPPGEGDPQRKLGQAHSIPQHPVNFCWHMTNRNKRSVVLDLKNPEGRAAFDRLVKTADVMVVNFPLKVRARLRMSYSDVAPLNPRLIYASMTGYGESGPDAEQPGFDSTAFFARSGLLDGLTYEGGPPAFSLPAQGDQMAGMNLFAAISMALLHRERTGEGSEVGTSLHASGLWSNAILAQGALLGSFVASRPPRTKPRSALANQYRTSDSRWIQLTIVREDKLWPELCQAIERTDLMDDPRFETTEKRRAHATDLAAILDPVFAGRPWPEWKERLRRHEITFGLLGILRDVPDDEQAVANGAVVGTSQQDMPRTISAPIRMSFAPEPVTPGPGPGHGAHTDEILGELGYSAAEIGRLREAGAIG, from the coding sequence ATGAGCGGACAATTGCCGCTGCAGGGCCTCCGGGTCCTCGACCTCGCGAGCTTCATCGCCGGTCCGGTCGCCACGACGGTGATGGGCGACTACGGCGCCGAGGTCATCAAGATCGAGCCACCCGGCGAGGGCGACCCGCAGCGCAAGCTGGGACAGGCCCATTCGATCCCGCAGCATCCGGTCAACTTCTGCTGGCACATGACCAACCGCAACAAGCGCTCGGTCGTGCTCGACCTCAAGAACCCCGAGGGCCGCGCCGCGTTCGACCGGCTGGTGAAGACCGCTGACGTGATGGTGGTGAACTTCCCGCTGAAGGTCCGCGCGCGGCTCAGGATGAGCTATTCGGACGTGGCGCCGCTCAATCCGCGACTGATCTACGCGTCGATGACCGGCTACGGCGAGTCCGGCCCCGATGCCGAGCAGCCCGGCTTCGACTCCACCGCCTTCTTCGCCCGATCCGGTCTGCTCGACGGCCTCACCTACGAGGGCGGCCCACCCGCCTTCTCCCTGCCGGCGCAGGGCGACCAGATGGCCGGCATGAACCTGTTCGCCGCCATCTCGATGGCCCTGCTCCACCGCGAGCGCACCGGCGAGGGCAGCGAGGTCGGCACGTCGCTGCACGCCAGCGGCCTGTGGTCCAACGCCATCCTGGCGCAGGGCGCCCTGCTTGGTTCCTTCGTGGCCTCTCGTCCGCCACGCACCAAGCCGCGCAGCGCGCTCGCCAACCAGTACCGCACCTCCGACAGCCGCTGGATCCAGCTCACCATCGTGCGCGAGGACAAGCTCTGGCCCGAACTCTGCCAGGCGATCGAGCGCACCGACCTGATGGACGATCCGCGCTTCGAGACCACGGAGAAGCGGCGCGCCCATGCCACCGACCTCGCCGCGATCCTCGATCCGGTTTTTGCCGGACGGCCATGGCCCGAATGGAAGGAACGCCTGCGCCGGCACGAGATCACCTTCGGCCTGCTCGGCATCCTGCGTGACGTTCCCGACGACGAGCAGGCCGTCGCCAACGGCGCGGTCGTGGGTACAAGCCAGCAGGACATGCCGCGCACGATCTCCGCGCCCATCCGCATGTCGTTCGCGCCCGAGCCGGTGACACCCGGTCCCGGACCGGGACACGGCGCGCACACGGACGAGATCCTGGGCGAACTGGGCTACAGCGCCGCTGAGATCGGCAGGCTGCGGGAAGCCGGCGCCATCGGTTGA
- a CDS encoding ABC transporter permease, translated as MQAYIVRRVLALIPTLFFASLIVFVTVRMIPGDVIDLMLSQNDIAASKMGREQLEKALGLDQPMWIQYGRWVGAILFHGDFGRSLWQSTPVSEQLLQRLPVTFELGLMALIVGLSVAVPIGVYSAVRQDTPGDYVARSFSILMLAVPSFWLGTMVMVFPSIWWGWSPTISFVPFSKDPIANLSQMIIPSIILGCALSAITMRLTRTMMLEVLRQDYIRTAWAKGLGEKLVVARHALRNALIPVVTLIGLQAPLLIGGAVIMEQIFVIPGMGLLLLDAVSQRDYPIITGVFLIVGVAVMCINLIVDLSYGLLDPKVRYR; from the coding sequence ATGCAGGCCTACATCGTGCGGCGCGTACTGGCGCTCATTCCGACGCTTTTCTTCGCCAGCCTCATCGTCTTCGTGACGGTGCGCATGATCCCCGGCGACGTCATCGACCTGATGCTGAGCCAGAACGACATCGCGGCGTCCAAGATGGGCCGCGAGCAGCTCGAGAAGGCGCTGGGCCTCGACCAGCCGATGTGGATCCAGTACGGCCGCTGGGTCGGCGCGATCCTCTTTCACGGCGATTTCGGACGCTCGCTCTGGCAGAGCACGCCGGTCAGCGAGCAGCTCCTGCAGCGACTCCCGGTCACCTTCGAACTCGGGCTGATGGCGCTGATCGTGGGTCTCTCCGTCGCCGTCCCGATCGGCGTCTATTCGGCGGTCCGCCAGGATACGCCGGGCGACTACGTGGCGCGCTCCTTCTCGATCCTGATGCTCGCGGTGCCGAGCTTCTGGCTGGGCACGATGGTCATGGTGTTTCCCTCGATCTGGTGGGGCTGGTCGCCGACGATCTCCTTCGTTCCCTTCTCCAAGGATCCGATCGCCAATCTCAGCCAGATGATCATTCCCTCGATCATCCTGGGCTGCGCACTCTCGGCCATCACCATGCGGCTCACGCGCACCATGATGCTCGAAGTGCTGCGCCAGGATTACATCCGCACCGCCTGGGCCAAGGGTCTGGGCGAGAAACTCGTGGTGGCGCGCCATGCGTTGCGCAACGCGCTGATCCCCGTGGTGACCCTGATCGGGCTGCAGGCGCCGCTGCTGATCGGCGGCGCGGTGATCATGGAGCAGATCTTCGTCATCCCCGGCATGGGCCTGCTGCTGCTCGATGCGGTGAGCCAGCGCGACTACCCGATCATCACCGGCGTCTTCCTGATCGTCGGTGTCGCGGTGATGTGCATCAACCTGATCGTCGACCTGAGCTACGGCCTGCTCGATCCGAAGGTGAGGTATCGCTGA
- a CDS encoding MgtC/SapB family protein yields the protein MLFDVSSLAETGLRLGLALLLGSAIGIERQWNQKMAGLRTNALVALGAAGFVAFSGLVGAGDPTRVAAQVVTGIGFLGAGVILREGVNVHGLNTAATLWCSAMVGTMSGAGHAGPALLAAAMVVATNLLLRPLVRRMNTRLLTSTDAESHYTVEVVCKGAEEAHMRSLLLHALSQAGLGLRRLDSEDIPDTSKVTVTAQAVAAKRNDTALEQVVGRLSLEPNVSAATWQVDRAIPES from the coding sequence ATGCTGTTCGACGTTTCTTCCCTTGCCGAGACGGGGCTGCGGCTCGGCCTCGCCCTGCTGCTGGGTTCCGCCATCGGCATAGAGCGCCAGTGGAACCAGAAGATGGCGGGCCTGCGCACCAATGCGCTGGTTGCCCTGGGCGCCGCGGGCTTCGTGGCCTTCTCTGGGCTTGTTGGCGCCGGCGATCCGACGCGGGTCGCCGCGCAGGTCGTCACCGGCATCGGCTTCCTCGGCGCGGGCGTGATCCTGCGCGAAGGGGTGAACGTGCACGGGCTGAACACGGCAGCGACGCTGTGGTGCTCGGCCATGGTCGGCACGATGTCGGGCGCGGGCCATGCGGGTCCTGCCCTGCTGGCCGCGGCAATGGTGGTGGCCACCAACCTGCTGCTGCGGCCGCTGGTCCGGCGCATGAACACGCGGCTGCTGACCTCGACGGACGCCGAGAGCCATTACACGGTCGAGGTGGTCTGCAAGGGCGCCGAGGAGGCGCACATGCGCTCGCTCCTGCTGCACGCGCTTTCGCAGGCGGGCCTCGGCCTGCGCCGCCTCGACAGCGAGGACATTCCCGACACGTCGAAGGTGACGGTCACGGCGCAGGCGGTTGCGGCAAAGCGCAACGACACCGCGCTCGAGCAGGTCGTGGGCCGCCTCAGCCTCGAGCCCAACGTCTCTGCCGCGACCTGGCAGGTCGACCGCGCGATTCCCGAATCGTGA